Proteins from a single region of Urocitellus parryii isolate mUroPar1 chromosome 4, mUroPar1.hap1, whole genome shotgun sequence:
- the Fibcd1 gene encoding fibrinogen C domain-containing protein 1 translates to MVNDRWKTMGGASQLEERPRDKPQRPSCGYVLCTVLLSLAVLLAVAVTSAVLFLNHVHVPGTAPPPIVSTGPAGANSALVTVERADSSHLSILIDPRCPDLADGFARLEGAQASVLRALTEHQARPQLADTQEQELLDTLADQLPRLLARASELQAECTGLRQGHSMLGQGLSTMQHEQGRLIQLLSESQGHLAHLVNSVGDILDALQRDRGLSRPRVKADLQRAPSRGARPRGCANGSRPRDCLDVLLSGQQDDGVYSVFPTHYPAGFQVYCDMRTDGGGWTVFQRREDGSVNFFRGWEAYREGFGQLTGEHWLGLKRIHALTTQAAYELHVDLEDFDNGTAYARYGSFGVGLFSVDPEEDGYPLTVAGYSGTAGDSLLKHSGMRFTTKDRDSDHSENNCAAFYRGAWWYRNCHTSNLNGQYLRGAHASYADGVEWSSWTGWQYSLKFSEMKIRPVREDH, encoded by the exons CGGCCGAGCTGTGGCTACGTGCTGTGTACCGTGCTGCTGTCCCTGGCCGTGCTGCTGGCTGTGGCCGTCACCAGCGCAGTGCTCTTCCTGAACCACGTGCACGTCCCGGGCACGGCGCCCCCACCCATCGTCAGCACGGGACCGGCTGGGGCCAACAGTGCCCTGGTCACCGTGGAGAGGGCCGACAGCTCCCACCTCAGCATCCTCATCGACCCACGTTGCCCTGACCTTGCGGACGGCTTTGCCCGGTTGGAGGGTGCCCAGGCCTCGGTGCTGCGGGCGCTGACTGAGCACCAGGCCCGGCCACAGCTGGCGGACACCCAGGAGCAGGAGCTGCTGGACACCCTGGCCGACCAGCTGCCCCGACTGCTGGCCAGGGCCTCGGAGCTGCAGGCCGAGTGCACGGGGCTGCGCCAGGGGCACAGCATGCTGGGCCAGGGGCTCAGCACCATGCAGCATGAGCAGGGCCGCCTCATCCAG CTTCTCTCCGAGAGCCAAGGCCACCTGGCTCACCTGGTGAACTCTGTCGGCGACATCCTGGATGCCCTGCAGAGGGACCGAGGGCTGAGCCGGCCCCGAGTCAAGGCCGACCTCCAGAGGGCTCCTTCCAGGGGCGCCCGGCCCCGGGGCTGCGCCAACG GCTCTCGGCCCCGAGACTGCCTGGACGTCCTCCTCAGTGGACAACAGGACGATGGTGTCTACTCCGTCTTCCCCACCCACTACCCCGCCGGCTTCCAGGTCTACTGTGACATGCGCACCGACGGTGGTGGCTGGACG GTGTTCCAGCGCCGGGAGGATGGCTCCGTGAACTTCTTCCGGGGCTGGGAGGCGTACCGGGAGGGCTTCGGCCAGCTCACGGGGGAGCACTGGCTAG ggCTCAAGAGGATCCACGCCCTGACCACGCAGGCGGCCTATGAGCTGCACGTGGACCTGGAGGACTTTGACAATGGCACCGCCTACGCCCGCTACGGGAGCTTCGGGGTGGGCTTGTTCTCGGTGGACCCCGAGGAGGACGGGTACCCGCTCACGGTGGCTGGCTACTCGGGCACTGCAG GTGACTCCCTCCTGAAGCACAGCGGCATGAGATTCACCACTAAGGACCGTGACAGTGACCATTCGGAGAACAACTGTGCTGCCTTCTACCGTGGTGCCTGGTGGTACCGTAACTGCCACACTTCCAACCTCAATGGGCAGTACCTCCGTGGCGCCCATGCCTCCTATGCCGACGGCGTGGAGTGGTCCTCCTGGACCGGCTGGCAGTACTCACTCAAGTTTTCCGAGATGAAGATCCGGCCGGTCCGGGAGGACCACTAG